One genomic window of Sphingomonas ginsengisoli An et al. 2013 includes the following:
- a CDS encoding alpha/beta fold hydrolase → MPVLACHHELIIVTLPGHDGKPVEDDSGTFAGLTRSVADFIADRQLDAAAVVGSSLGARMVLELARRDHAGPVVALDPGGFWRGAERTLFRTTLQASLALLRGLSRTHMLAPLARSAVGRSVLLAQLSAHPWQLDGTLVASELEALASTPTAAALIDDLATGPEQRGPGAAGSGKVTIGWGRHDRLCLARQARRATAAFPSARLHWFDHSGHYPMWDEPAATARLILEATGAAA, encoded by the coding sequence GTGCCCGTGCTGGCCTGCCATCACGAACTGATCATCGTCACTCTTCCGGGCCACGACGGCAAACCGGTCGAAGACGACAGCGGCACCTTCGCCGGGCTCACCCGCAGTGTGGCCGACTTCATCGCCGACCGTCAGCTGGACGCGGCGGCCGTGGTAGGCAGCTCGCTGGGCGCACGAATGGTGCTCGAGCTGGCGCGGCGCGATCACGCCGGGCCGGTCGTCGCGCTCGATCCGGGCGGCTTTTGGCGCGGAGCCGAGCGCACGCTGTTCCGCACCACCTTGCAGGCATCGCTGGCGCTCCTGCGCGGGCTTTCCCGCACGCATATGCTTGCGCCACTGGCGAGAAGTGCGGTCGGAAGAAGCGTCCTGCTGGCGCAGCTATCCGCTCATCCGTGGCAGCTCGATGGGACGCTCGTGGCGAGCGAACTGGAGGCTTTGGCAAGCACGCCCACGGCGGCGGCGCTGATCGACGATCTGGCGACCGGGCCGGAGCAGCGCGGACCTGGTGCCGCCGGGAGCGGCAAGGTCACGATCGGCTGGGGTCGGCATGACCGACTTTGTCTGGCGCGTCAGGCCCGTCGGGCCACCGCCGCTTTCCCGAGTGCGCGTCTGCACTGGTTTGACCATAGCGGCCATTACCCGATGTGGGACGAGCCTGCCGCCACGGCGCGGCTCATTCTCGAAGCGACGGGAGCGGCTGCCTAA
- the dnaJ gene encoding molecular chaperone DnaJ, whose product MTVHTDYYELLGVAKTADEREIKAAFRRLAMECHPDRHGGCTDKEAKFKALNEAYDCLKDPQKRAAYDRFGHAAFQQGGMGGDPFGGGAGFDGFSDIFSSIFGEFMDQRGGGRQSAARGSDLRYDLELTLEEAYAGKQSTIEIETLQRCEPCGGDGSRGESRPERCATCGGQGKVRAQQGFFVVERACPTCHGHGVTIADPCPSCEGEGRILKRRQLSISIPAGVDEGTRIRVAGEGEAGVRGAANGDLYLFVHLKRHALFGREGTTLIAECPVSFTTAALGGSITVPGIDGQPIEIKIPAGIQSGDTLRQRGAGMSVVNGRGRGDLVTRILVETPTRLSAKQKELLAQFRETETGEECPASKSFFGRLKDALG is encoded by the coding sequence ATGACGGTTCACACCGACTATTATGAGTTGCTCGGGGTCGCCAAGACCGCCGACGAGCGGGAGATCAAGGCCGCGTTCCGCCGCCTTGCGATGGAATGCCATCCCGATCGCCACGGCGGCTGCACCGACAAGGAAGCCAAGTTCAAGGCGCTCAATGAGGCCTACGACTGCCTCAAGGACCCGCAGAAGCGCGCGGCCTACGACCGCTTCGGCCACGCCGCCTTCCAGCAGGGCGGAATGGGTGGCGATCCGTTCGGCGGCGGCGCCGGGTTCGACGGCTTCTCCGACATCTTCTCGTCGATCTTCGGCGAATTCATGGACCAGCGCGGGGGCGGCCGGCAGAGCGCCGCGCGCGGTTCGGACCTGCGCTACGACCTCGAGCTGACGCTCGAAGAGGCGTACGCCGGCAAGCAGTCGACCATCGAGATCGAGACGCTGCAGCGGTGCGAGCCGTGCGGCGGCGACGGCTCGCGCGGCGAAAGCCGGCCCGAGCGCTGCGCCACCTGCGGCGGGCAGGGCAAGGTCCGCGCACAGCAGGGGTTCTTCGTGGTCGAGCGTGCCTGCCCGACCTGCCACGGCCATGGCGTGACCATCGCCGATCCCTGCCCGAGCTGCGAAGGCGAAGGCCGCATCCTCAAGCGCCGCCAGCTATCGATCTCGATCCCCGCCGGGGTGGACGAGGGCACCCGCATCCGCGTTGCCGGCGAGGGCGAGGCGGGCGTACGCGGGGCCGCGAACGGCGACCTCTACCTGTTCGTGCATTTGAAGCGCCACGCGCTGTTCGGGCGCGAGGGCACGACGTTGATCGCCGAATGCCCGGTCAGCTTCACCACTGCGGCGCTGGGCGGGAGCATCACCGTTCCCGGCATCGACGGCCAGCCGATCGAGATCAAGATCCCCGCCGGCATCCAGTCGGGCGACACGCTGCGCCAGCGCGGCGCGGGGATGAGCGTCGTCAACGGCCGCGGCCGCGGCGACCTCGTCACCCGCATCCTGGTCGAGACGCCGACCAGGCTCTCGGCCAAGCAGAAGGAACTGCTCGCCCAATTCCGCGAGACCGAGACCGGCGAAGAATGCCCGGCGAGCAAGAGCTTCTTCGGGCGGCTGAAGGACGCGTTGGGATAG
- the dnaK gene encoding molecular chaperone DnaK, with the protein MAKVIGIDLGTTNSCVAVMEGGKPKVIENSEGARTTPSVVAFAKDGERLIGQPAKRQAVTNPDNTIFAVKRLIGRRFDDPVTKKDTELVPYKIVKGANGDAWVQAGGKDYSPSQISAFTLQKMKESAEAYLGETVTQAVITVPAYFNDAQRQATKDAGQIAGLEVLRIINEPTAAALAYGLDKDNNKTIAVYDLGGGTFDVSVLEIGDGVFEVKSTNGDTFLGGEDFDAKIVEYLAEKFQQKEGIDLKKDRLALQRLKEAAEKAKIELSSAATTEINQPFITARMEGGSTTPLHLVETITRADLEKLVADLINRTLEPCRKALKDAGLDAKAIDEVVLVGGMTRMPRVREVVKEFFGKEPHTGVNPDEVVAIGAAIQAGVLQGDVKDVLLLDVTPLSLGIETLGGVFTRMIDRNTTIPTKKSQVFSTADDNQNAVTIRVFQGEREMAADNKVLGQFDLVGIPPAPRGVPQIEVTFDIDANGIVNVSAKDKGTGKEQQIRIQASGGLNDNDIEKMVREAEQFAEDDKKRKAAAEAKNQAESLIHSTERQLAEHGDKVSPEVKSEIENAIAEAKAAVEGGDADAMNAKVQALTQSAMKLGQAIYETQQSAGGEAGAGAEQAADVGSNDEEVVDAEFSEVDDEKKA; encoded by the coding sequence ATGGCGAAAGTGATCGGGATCGACCTCGGCACGACCAACAGCTGCGTGGCGGTGATGGAGGGCGGCAAGCCCAAGGTGATCGAGAATTCGGAGGGCGCGCGGACCACACCGTCGGTGGTGGCCTTTGCCAAGGACGGCGAGCGGCTGATCGGCCAGCCCGCCAAGCGCCAGGCCGTCACCAATCCCGACAACACCATCTTCGCGGTGAAGCGCCTGATCGGCCGCCGGTTCGACGACCCGGTGACCAAGAAGGACACCGAGCTGGTCCCCTACAAGATCGTCAAGGGCGCGAACGGCGACGCGTGGGTGCAGGCCGGCGGCAAGGACTATAGCCCATCGCAGATCAGCGCCTTCACGCTGCAGAAGATGAAGGAATCGGCCGAGGCCTATCTTGGCGAGACGGTCACCCAGGCGGTGATCACCGTCCCGGCCTACTTCAACGACGCCCAGCGCCAGGCGACCAAGGACGCCGGTCAGATTGCGGGCCTCGAAGTGCTGCGCATCATCAACGAGCCGACCGCGGCGGCGCTCGCCTACGGCCTCGACAAGGACAACAACAAGACGATCGCGGTCTATGACCTTGGCGGCGGCACCTTCGACGTGTCGGTGCTTGAGATCGGCGACGGCGTGTTCGAGGTGAAGTCGACCAACGGCGACACTTTCCTCGGCGGCGAGGATTTCGACGCCAAGATCGTCGAATATCTGGCCGAGAAATTCCAGCAGAAGGAAGGTATCGACCTCAAGAAGGATCGCCTTGCGCTGCAGCGGCTCAAGGAAGCCGCCGAGAAGGCCAAGATCGAACTGTCGTCGGCCGCGACGACCGAGATCAACCAGCCGTTCATCACCGCGCGGATGGAGGGTGGCTCGACCACTCCGCTCCACCTGGTGGAGACGATCACCCGCGCCGACCTCGAGAAGCTGGTCGCCGATCTGATCAACCGGACGCTCGAGCCGTGCCGCAAGGCGCTCAAGGACGCCGGGCTCGACGCCAAGGCGATCGACGAGGTCGTGCTGGTCGGCGGCATGACCCGCATGCCGCGCGTCCGTGAAGTCGTGAAGGAGTTCTTCGGCAAGGAGCCGCACACCGGCGTCAACCCGGACGAGGTGGTCGCCATCGGCGCCGCCATCCAGGCCGGCGTGCTCCAGGGCGACGTCAAGGATGTGCTGCTGCTCGACGTGACCCCGCTGTCGCTCGGCATCGAGACGCTGGGCGGCGTCTTCACCCGGATGATCGATCGCAACACGACCATCCCCACCAAGAAGAGCCAGGTTTTCTCGACCGCCGACGACAACCAGAATGCGGTCACCATCCGGGTCTTCCAGGGTGAGCGCGAGATGGCGGCCGACAACAAGGTGCTCGGCCAGTTCGACCTGGTCGGCATCCCCCCGGCGCCGCGCGGAGTGCCGCAGATCGAGGTTACTTTCGACATCGACGCCAACGGCATCGTCAACGTTTCGGCCAAGGACAAGGGCACCGGCAAGGAGCAGCAGATCCGCATCCAGGCGTCGGGCGGGCTCAACGACAACGACATCGAGAAGATGGTCCGCGAGGCCGAGCAGTTCGCCGAAGACGACAAGAAGCGCAAGGCGGCGGCCGAGGCCAAGAACCAGGCCGAAAGCCTGATCCACTCGACCGAGCGCCAGCTTGCCGAGCATGGCGACAAGGTCAGCCCGGAAGTGAAGAGCGAGATCGAGAATGCCATCGCCGAGGCCAAGGCCGCGGTCGAGGGCGGCGATGCCGACGCGATGAACGCCAAGGTCCAGGCGCTGACCCAGTCGGCGATGAAGCTTGGCCAGGCGATCTACGAGACCCAGCAGAGCGCCGGTGGCGAAGCCGGTGCCGGCGCCGAGCAGGCGGCCGACGTGGGCTCGAACGACGAGGAAGTTGTCGACGCGGAATTCTCCGAAGTCGACGACGAGAAGAAGGCGTAA
- the fabG gene encoding 3-oxoacyl-[acyl-carrier-protein] reductase: MFDLTGMTALVTGASGGLGSAIAKALSAQGARLAVSGSNEAKLNAFRDELGGDHVALPCNLSDGAAVDALVPQAVEALGGKLDILVNNAGVTRDNLLMRMKDEEFADVIRINLEAAFRLMRAAAKPMMKARFGRIVSITSVVGATGNPGQANYVASKAGLVGMSKAVAQELATRGITVNTVAPGFMTSVMTDALNEAQRAAILGKIPSGAMGTGEDVAAAVCYLASKEAGYVTGQTLHVNGGMAMY, translated from the coding sequence ATGTTCGATCTGACCGGAATGACCGCGCTGGTGACGGGCGCGAGCGGGGGCCTCGGCAGCGCGATCGCCAAGGCGCTCAGCGCGCAGGGCGCGCGGCTGGCGGTGAGCGGGAGCAACGAGGCCAAGCTTAACGCCTTCCGCGACGAACTTGGCGGGGACCATGTCGCCTTGCCATGCAACCTGTCCGACGGGGCGGCGGTCGATGCGCTGGTGCCGCAGGCGGTAGAGGCGCTCGGCGGCAAGCTCGACATCCTGGTCAACAACGCCGGCGTCACACGGGACAACCTCTTGATGCGGATGAAGGACGAGGAATTTGCGGACGTGATCCGCATCAACCTCGAAGCCGCCTTCCGGCTGATGCGCGCGGCGGCCAAGCCGATGATGAAGGCGCGCTTCGGGCGGATTGTCTCGATCACCTCGGTGGTCGGCGCGACGGGCAACCCGGGGCAGGCCAATTACGTCGCCTCCAAGGCCGGTCTCGTCGGCATGAGCAAGGCGGTGGCGCAGGAGCTGGCGACGCGCGGGATCACCGTCAACACGGTGGCGCCGGGCTTCATGACCTCTGTGATGACCGATGCGCTGAACGAGGCTCAGCGCGCCGCCATCCTCGGCAAGATCCCGTCGGGGGCGATGGGCACGGGCGAGGATGTCGCCGCCGCGGTATGCTACCTCGCCAGCAAGGAAGCCGGCTATGTGACTGGCCAGACATTGCACGTGAATGGTGGCATGGCGATGTATTGA
- the fabD gene encoding ACP S-malonyltransferase yields MRAFIFPGQGSQSVGMGQALSIASRAARDTFAEVDEALGQHLFKLMTEGPEDQLTLTENAQPAIMAHAIAVFRALTQEGGVSLTKAANFVAGHSLGEYSALCAAGTFDLATTAKLLKLRGQAMQAAVPVGEGAMAALLGADLDKAEAIAAAAAEGEVCTVANDNDPSQVVISGKRSAIERAVAIAKDHGAKRAVLLPVSAPFHCPLMQPAADRMAEALGSIDLMAPAVPVFANIIAAAVSDPARIRELLVEQVTGMVRWRESVQEMVAAGVEEFVELGGKVLGPMVKRTAPDAKVTSLLTIDDIEALAKELA; encoded by the coding sequence ATGCGCGCGTTCATCTTTCCCGGGCAGGGGAGCCAATCGGTCGGCATGGGACAGGCGTTGAGCATCGCCAGCCGCGCTGCGCGCGACACCTTCGCCGAAGTCGACGAGGCGCTCGGCCAGCATCTGTTCAAGCTGATGACCGAGGGGCCCGAGGACCAGCTGACGCTGACCGAGAATGCGCAGCCGGCGATCATGGCGCATGCCATCGCGGTGTTCCGCGCGCTGACGCAGGAGGGCGGCGTGTCGTTGACCAAGGCGGCGAACTTCGTCGCCGGGCACAGCCTCGGCGAATATAGCGCGCTGTGCGCGGCGGGGACGTTCGATCTCGCCACCACCGCCAAGCTGCTGAAGCTACGCGGGCAGGCGATGCAGGCGGCGGTGCCGGTCGGCGAGGGCGCGATGGCGGCGCTGCTCGGCGCCGATCTCGACAAGGCCGAAGCGATCGCCGCCGCGGCCGCCGAGGGCGAGGTGTGCACCGTCGCCAACGACAATGATCCGAGCCAGGTCGTCATCTCGGGCAAGCGCAGCGCGATCGAGCGCGCGGTGGCCATCGCCAAGGATCATGGCGCCAAGCGCGCGGTGCTGCTGCCGGTGTCGGCGCCGTTCCACTGCCCGCTGATGCAGCCCGCCGCCGACCGCATGGCGGAGGCGCTCGGGAGCATTGACCTCATGGCGCCGGCAGTACCGGTGTTCGCCAATATCATCGCCGCGGCGGTCAGCGATCCCGCGCGCATCCGCGAGCTGCTGGTCGAGCAGGTGACCGGCATGGTCCGCTGGCGCGAGAGCGTTCAGGAGATGGTCGCCGCCGGGGTCGAGGAATTCGTCGAACTGGGCGGCAAGGTGCTTGGACCCATGGTCAAACGCACCGCACCCGACGCCAAGGTGACGAGCCTGCTCACCATCGACGATATTGAGGCGCTGGCGAAGGAGCTCGCATGA
- a CDS encoding APC family permease — MTETATLTPPPPPPAKRLGGAMSLAMVVGTMIGSGIYLLPTTLAPFGPNIPVAFALTVAGTMLLAITFAALARKLPGGPFVYVRTAFGDTAAFLTLWSYLVSQWVGVAAVAIAVGGAIGHVLPAAASGAGLSIVALGSILILLVINLTGARSAGWVQLTATLIKIIPLILVVLLLAARVGGGQPAEPLAAVPVGLAGIAGAAALMLFSLTGFEAATVTANVTDDSTAVVPRATILGTGLTGAIYFAATLATLMILPSLVAAKSSAPFADAIAPLLGPEAGAVVAVIAAISAFGTCNALLLLSAEVGQSIAAAGDLPPLFARTNAAGVPVGSLLVGAAIAAVLVGLSTSDSFVSVYEFMALVSTVASLVLYAVCAAAALKLRPSRGLAIPALALVYALAMFVGAGLEATVWGLGLALAGLPLRWLSRRSTPAAGATPA; from the coding sequence ATGACCGAAACCGCCACCCTCACCCCGCCTCCGCCGCCACCGGCCAAGCGCCTCGGCGGCGCGATGAGCCTGGCGATGGTGGTCGGCACGATGATCGGCTCGGGCATCTACCTGCTGCCGACCACGCTCGCGCCATTCGGGCCCAACATCCCGGTCGCCTTCGCGCTGACCGTCGCCGGGACGATGCTGTTGGCGATCACCTTCGCCGCGCTCGCCCGCAAACTGCCCGGTGGCCCGTTCGTCTATGTCCGCACCGCCTTCGGCGACACCGCCGCCTTCCTCACGCTGTGGAGCTACCTCGTCTCGCAATGGGTCGGGGTCGCGGCGGTCGCGATCGCGGTCGGCGGGGCGATCGGCCACGTCCTCCCCGCGGCGGCGAGCGGAGCTGGCCTTAGCATCGTCGCATTGGGCTCGATCCTCATCCTCCTCGTCATCAATCTCACCGGGGCGCGCTCGGCGGGGTGGGTCCAGCTGACCGCCACGCTGATCAAGATCATTCCGCTCATCCTCGTCGTCCTGCTGCTCGCCGCGCGGGTCGGCGGCGGCCAGCCGGCCGAGCCGCTCGCCGCGGTGCCCGTCGGCCTCGCCGGGATCGCCGGCGCGGCGGCGCTGATGCTTTTCTCGCTGACCGGGTTCGAAGCAGCGACCGTCACCGCCAACGTCACCGACGATTCGACCGCGGTGGTCCCGCGCGCGACCATCCTCGGGACCGGGCTGACCGGGGCGATCTATTTCGCCGCGACGCTGGCGACGCTGATGATCCTGCCGAGCCTCGTCGCCGCCAAGAGCAGCGCGCCCTTCGCCGACGCCATCGCGCCCCTGCTCGGCCCCGAGGCGGGCGCCGTGGTCGCCGTGATCGCCGCGATCAGCGCCTTCGGCACCTGCAACGCGCTGCTCCTGCTCTCGGCCGAGGTCGGCCAATCCATCGCCGCCGCCGGCGACCTGCCGCCACTGTTCGCGCGCACCAACGCCGCCGGCGTGCCGGTCGGCTCGCTGCTGGTCGGCGCCGCCATCGCCGCGGTGCTGGTCGGCCTGAGCACCTCCGACAGCTTCGTCAGCGTCTACGAATTCATGGCACTGGTTTCGACCGTCGCCAGCCTGGTGCTCTACGCCGTCTGCGCCGCCGCCGCGCTCAAGCTCCGCCCGAGCCGTGGGCTGGCCATCCCGGCGCTCGCCCTCGTCTACGCGCTCGCGATGTTCGTCGGCGCCGGGCTCGAGGCGACCGTCTGGGGCCTCGGCCTCGCGCTCGCGGGCTTGCCGCTGCGCTGGCTCAGCCGGCGCTCCACCCCCGCGGCGGGGGCGACTCCAGCCTAG
- a CDS encoding aromatic ring-hydroxylating oxygenase subunit alpha, whose product MATQLRPVDPAADPLDGVSLPGWLYHDSEFFAAERRAFLRAVPQVVCHESELAAPGEWRSLDYLGESIIVIRGDDGAVRAFTNVCRHRGSRLVDGEGGCARVLTCPYHGWSYARDGRLVGVPHRREYPGLETDQLGLVPVALERWHGFLFVTLEPGAPSVAAMMAPFEDEVAPYRFEELRAIGRVTLRPRDLNWKTIADNYSDGLHIPIGHPGLTRLFGRGYKIEAHEQVDRMEGDLVEQPSANPSERAYQNLLPEAGHLPPSHRRKWLYYKLWPNVAFDIYPDQVDFMQFLPVSATQTVIREISYALPDDRREMRAARYLNWRINRRVNAEDTELITRVQQGMASPTYRPGPLGTSEVCLRSFAQKLRRLIPEARLESPPPRGWSAG is encoded by the coding sequence ATGGCTACCCAGCTCCGCCCCGTCGATCCCGCTGCCGATCCGCTCGACGGCGTCAGCCTGCCAGGCTGGCTCTATCACGATTCCGAATTCTTCGCCGCCGAACGCCGCGCCTTCCTCCGCGCCGTGCCGCAGGTGGTGTGTCACGAGAGCGAGCTCGCCGCGCCGGGGGAATGGCGCAGCCTCGACTATCTGGGCGAAAGCATCATCGTCATCCGCGGCGACGACGGCGCGGTGCGCGCCTTCACCAACGTCTGCCGCCATCGCGGCTCGCGGCTGGTCGACGGCGAGGGCGGCTGCGCCCGGGTGCTGACCTGCCCCTATCACGGCTGGAGCTATGCGCGCGACGGGCGGCTGGTCGGCGTGCCCCACCGGCGCGAATATCCGGGGCTCGAAACCGACCAGCTCGGCCTGGTGCCGGTCGCGCTCGAGCGCTGGCACGGTTTCCTGTTCGTCACGCTCGAGCCGGGTGCGCCAAGCGTGGCCGCGATGATGGCGCCGTTCGAGGATGAGGTGGCGCCTTACCGGTTCGAGGAATTGCGCGCGATCGGGCGGGTGACGCTGCGCCCGCGCGATCTCAACTGGAAGACCATCGCGGACAATTATTCGGATGGGCTGCACATCCCGATCGGCCATCCCGGCCTGACCCGGCTGTTCGGTCGCGGCTACAAGATTGAGGCGCACGAGCAGGTCGACCGGATGGAGGGCGACCTCGTCGAGCAGCCCTCGGCCAACCCGTCCGAGCGGGCCTATCAGAACCTGTTGCCCGAGGCCGGGCATTTACCGCCGAGCCACCGCCGCAAGTGGCTCTACTACAAGCTGTGGCCTAACGTGGCGTTCGACATCTACCCCGATCAGGTCGACTTCATGCAGTTCCTGCCGGTCAGCGCCACCCAGACGGTGATCCGCGAGATCAGCTACGCGCTGCCCGACGACCGGCGTGAGATGCGCGCGGCGCGGTACCTCAACTGGCGGATCAACCGGCGTGTCAATGCCGAGGACACCGAACTCATCACCCGGGTGCAGCAGGGGATGGCCTCGCCGACCTATCGGCCGGGCCCGCTCGGGACGTCGGAAGTGTGCCTGCGCAGCTTCGCGCAGAAGCTGCGGCGGCTGATCCCCGAAGCTAGGCTGGAGTCGCCCCCGCCGCGGGGGTGGAGCGCCGGCTGA
- a CDS encoding nickel-binding protein, with translation MRSIDRQRSGNGEITSFALRQGEAGGLMPLYLDIHTVPGADAEDLRRAHLADLAVQAQHGVDYRRYWHNAQCGKAFCLFEAPNAEAARQVHQEAHGLVAEKIIEVDPDMIDGFLGAGEADANGAVWLPGRRERDTAVRSVLFTDLVGSTELAQRLGDDAAFEVLTTHDAIVRAAVAQHGGRVVKHTGDGVMAAFVSPVQAVRAACQIQTAVAALIPDNGRPAFQLRIGAAAGEPIERDNDLFGSTVNLAARLCAYAEPGSVLVTNAIAELCLGKGMKFAAVGEVELKGFDEPIRTREVVINC, from the coding sequence ATGCGCAGCATCGACCGGCAACGATCTGGCAATGGCGAAATTACCTCATTTGCGCTACGGCAAGGCGAAGCCGGGGGTCTCATGCCACTTTACCTCGACATCCATACGGTGCCGGGCGCGGATGCCGAGGACCTGCGCCGCGCGCACCTTGCCGATCTTGCGGTGCAGGCACAGCACGGGGTGGACTACCGGCGCTATTGGCATAACGCCCAGTGCGGCAAGGCCTTCTGCCTGTTCGAAGCTCCCAATGCCGAGGCGGCGCGGCAAGTCCACCAGGAGGCGCACGGCCTGGTGGCCGAAAAGATTATCGAGGTTGATCCCGACATGATCGACGGCTTCCTCGGCGCCGGCGAAGCTGACGCAAACGGCGCAGTTTGGCTGCCCGGCAGACGCGAGCGCGATACGGCCGTCCGCAGCGTCCTTTTCACCGATCTCGTCGGCTCGACCGAGCTGGCGCAGCGGCTCGGTGACGATGCTGCTTTCGAGGTCTTGACGACCCACGACGCCATCGTTCGCGCGGCGGTGGCGCAGCATGGCGGGCGGGTCGTCAAGCATACTGGTGACGGTGTGATGGCGGCCTTCGTTTCGCCGGTGCAGGCGGTGCGGGCCGCCTGCCAGATTCAGACGGCCGTGGCGGCGCTGATCCCCGACAACGGTCGACCCGCATTTCAACTTCGGATCGGCGCGGCCGCAGGCGAACCGATTGAGCGAGACAACGACCTGTTCGGCTCAACTGTGAACTTAGCCGCGCGCTTATGTGCTTACGCCGAGCCCGGCAGCGTCCTGGTCACCAACGCGATCGCCGAGCTTTGCCTTGGCAAGGGGATGAAGTTCGCGGCGGTGGGCGAAGTCGAACTCAAGGGTTTCGACGAACCGATCCGAACCCGCGAGGTGGTGATCAACTGCTGA